In the genome of Pseudomonas sp. Teo4, the window CGGCATTCTTGATCGGTTGGGCAGCCTTGTACTGTTCATTAGGCAGCAACTTGGCCTGCACGTCCTCCGGCAGCTTCAGGTGCTCGGCACGAATCGGCCGGGCATGCCCCTTGGCCAGGTTGATCTGCCCGGCATCGCTGAAGATGTATTCACGCGCAAGCTTCGCGGCGTTCGGGTTCTTGGCGTATTTGTTGATGACCGTGGTGTAGCCGGAAATCACCGACCCGTCGGACGGAATCAGCACGTCGAAACGCTTGGGGTCGATCTGCTCGCGGTAGCTCAAACCATTGAAGTCCCATACCACGCCGACTTCCACCTCGCCCTTTTCCAGGGTCTGGATGGTCGGGTTGGCCAGCGACAGGCGCTTTTGCTGGGCCAGTTTGGTGAACAACTGCAGGCCAGGAGCCAGGTTGCTCTCATCGCCCTTGTAGGCGATGGCCGCAGCCAGCACGCCGTTGGCGGCCTGGGCGGCGGTGCCGACGTCACCGATGGCGACCTTGTACTTGCCTTTTTCCAGGTCATGCCAGGAGCTTGGCCGTTCGCCCTCCTTCACCAGGTCCTTGTTGATGATGAACGCGATGGTGCCGGTATAGGCCAGGGCCCAGTGGCCGTCCTTGTCCTTGGCCCACTCCGGTACCTGGTCCCAGGTGCTTGGCTTGTACGGCTGAGTCACGCCCTTGGCCGCAGCAATCGGGCCGAAGGCGGCACCCACGTCGCCAATGTCGGCACTGGCGTTGTCCTTCTCGGCTTCGAACTTGGCGATTTCCTGGGCCGAGCTCATGTCGGTGTCACTGTGCTTGAGGCCGTACTTGCTGGCCAGGTCTTCCCAGGTGCCTTTCCAGTTGGCCCAGGCATCGGGCATGCCCACGCTGTTGACGGTGCCTTCCTTGCGGGCGGCCTCTTCCAGGGCCTTGAGGTCCGCGGCCATGGCCGAGGTGCACAAAGCGATGGCCGAACCGAGCAGTGACGCCATGAAGAACTTTTTCATCCGAAGCTCCTTGGGTGGGTGCCTTAAGCGATCGTTGTTATGAATGAAACCTGTGCTTGGGAACTGTTGGTCTAGGTCAGCAAACCTTGAGCCAAGGTAGGCCGCTTGCGTGACAGTTTGATGTAGGGGAAGGCCTTGGTCGGGCGGAGCGGCTTCCTGGAAGTACAGCGTAGACCACATGGCGCCCCTGAATTTGCTGGCTTGGCCCGGATCTGGCAGCACACGGCCAAAGCCTTTGTCACAGGATGTTCATCAGCCCTGCCTAGGCTTGCACTATTCTCCAGATGCCCTGTTATGGGGCTGGACTAGTCCAGATAGGTAACCTTTGATGCAGTCGACGCCACCGAGAGCGGTAACAGCCATCTGCCACGCCCTGCAGGAGCAGATCGAGCACGGCCTGCTGGCGCCGGGTGGCAAGCTGCCAGCAGAACGCAAGCTCAGTGAAGTGTTCGATACCACGCGCATCACCCTGCGTGAGGCGCTGGTGCAGCTCGAGGCCCAGGGTTTGATCTACCGGGAGGAACGGCGGGGCTGGTTCGTGGCGCCGGAGCGCCTGACCTACGACCTGATCGAACGCAGCCACTTCCACGCCATGGTGCGAGACCAGGGCCGACTGCCGAGCACCGAGCTGCTGTCGGCACGCTTGCAGCCAGCCTCGGCGGCCATCTGCGCCCGTCTGCGTTTGCCTGCATTGTCCAGTGTGGTGCGTATCTGCCGTTTGCGGCGTATCGATGGGCGTGCGGTGCTGTATGCCGAGCACTACCTCAACCCGAAGTATTTTCCGGACATTCTCGAGCAGGACCTGGCGCAGTCACTGACTGAGATCTACGCCCGGGTTTATGGCATTCGTTATGGCCAGGTGTGTTTCGAGATCCTGCCGACGGCGCTGCCGGCGGACGCGGCCAGTGCCCTGAAGGTGTCGGCGGGTAGCCCGGGGTTGCATATCACCCGGGTCAACAGCGACCAGCATGGGCATCTGATCGACTGCGACCTGGAGTATTGGCGCCATGATGCGATTCGTATCCGGGCGCAGGCGGGGTAGGGGGCCGCTTCGCGCCCCATCGCAGGCTTCGCCAGCTCCCACGGAAAACTCCCCAAAAAAGTTGGACACAAATCCAACCCTTGGAGTCTGCCTACTTCGTGGGAGCTGGCGAAGCCTGCGATGGGGCGCAAAGCGCCCCTAGGAAGCAGCCCCGCCGCCGGCCGTCACCACCTGCACCGACAACCGCGGCGTCGCCAGGTCCAGCCCCGCCTCATCCAGTTGCCGCTTCAACGCTAGGTTGAACGCCCGCGACACTTCCCATTGCTTGATCGGCGCAGTCTTGAACCGCGCCCGTAGAATCGCCGAGCCCGACTCAAAGCTTTCTACCCCCTGCAACTCCAGCGGTGACCAGATGTTGCGGCGCATCAGCGGGTCGTTGCGCAGCTTCTGACCCACCTCGCGGATGAGGGTGATGGCCTGGTCGATATTCATGCTGTGGGGAATCGCCACGCGGAAAATCGCATAGCCGAACTCACGCGAGTAGTTCTTGATGCTCTTGATTTCACTGAACGGAATGGTGTGCACGATGCCGTCGATGTCGCGCAGGCGCACGGTGCGGATGGTCAGGCCTTCCACGGTGCCCAGGTGCCCGCCGACGTCCACGTAGTCGTCGATGGCCAGCGAGTCCTCGATGATGATGAACAACCCGGTGATCAGGTCGGCCACCAGCGACTGCGCACCAAAACCGATGGCCAGGCCGATCACACCGGCACCGGCCAGCAGCGGGGTGACGTTCATGCCCATGTTGGCCAGGGCCACGATCACCGCGATGATGAAAATGGCCACGAACATCACGTTGCGGATCAGCGGCATCATGGTCTGCGCACGGGCGTTGGCCAGGCCCCGGCGCGAGCGGACCAGTGCGTGGTGCACGGCGGTGTCGGCCAGAATCCACACCAGCCAGGCGGCAATCAGGGTGCCGGCCAGGCCCAGCAGGCGCAGGCTCACCTCATGGCCTTCGCCCTCGGCGAAACCGATCATCGACAGGCCCCACACGCGCAGGCCCAGTTCGATGAACGCCAGCCAGATGAACAGGTGCACTAGCGCATAGCCGAAGTTGCGCAGGCGCTCGGTGTATACCGCCT includes:
- a CDS encoding ABC transporter substrate-binding protein — protein: MKKFFMASLLGSAIALCTSAMAADLKALEEAARKEGTVNSVGMPDAWANWKGTWEDLASKYGLKHSDTDMSSAQEIAKFEAEKDNASADIGDVGAAFGPIAAAKGVTQPYKPSTWDQVPEWAKDKDGHWALAYTGTIAFIINKDLVKEGERPSSWHDLEKGKYKVAIGDVGTAAQAANGVLAAAIAYKGDESNLAPGLQLFTKLAQQKRLSLANPTIQTLEKGEVEVGVVWDFNGLSYREQIDPKRFDVLIPSDGSVISGYTTVINKYAKNPNAAKLAREYIFSDAGQINLAKGHARPIRAEHLKLPEDVQAKLLPNEQYKAAQPIKNAEAWEATSKQLPQMWQEQVIIEME
- the phnR gene encoding phosphonate utilization transcriptional regulator PhnR, which gives rise to MQSTPPRAVTAICHALQEQIEHGLLAPGGKLPAERKLSEVFDTTRITLREALVQLEAQGLIYREERRGWFVAPERLTYDLIERSHFHAMVRDQGRLPSTELLSARLQPASAAICARLRLPALSSVVRICRLRRIDGRAVLYAEHYLNPKYFPDILEQDLAQSLTEIYARVYGIRYGQVCFEILPTALPADAASALKVSAGSPGLHITRVNSDQHGHLIDCDLEYWRHDAIRIRAQAG